The Bartonella sp. TP genomic sequence CCGCTCCATAATTACGGTATTGTAATAGAGAAAACTCAGCCACGGCTTCAGGCAAAGCCACATTGCTAGCTTCCTCTAAAATAAAAAATGCATCCTCGCTAAGAAGTTTATGCGCAGATAATTGCTGCAAGACTACTCTACCAAAATCATAACCATAGGGAGGATCAGCAAAAACTATATCAAATACATATCCCTGCTGTGCCAATAAGCTTAAGTTATTTATATTGGCTTGTAAAACGCTAGATTGCTTTTCCACACCCAATTTTGCAATATTATTTTTTAATATTTCTAGCGCTTCACTAGCTTTATCTACAAACACACAACGTGCAGCTCCCCGTGACAAGGCCTCAAGACCCAAAGCCCCGCTACCAGCAAAAAGATCCAAAACTATCTTTGCAGCAAAAAAATCTGAATCTATAGCAGATAAAATGTTATATAAATTTTCTTTAACTCTATCGCTGGTTGGTCTAATAGACTTATCCTTTGGTCCGAAAAGCTTATGCCCCTTATGACGACCTGCTATGATCCTCACTTTTTCTACCTTTAATATATGGTTTTCTTGAGTTAAACCCTGGCTTAGCAGGGCGGTCACCGTTCGTTTTGCCGTAGGGTTTACGCCGCCTTTCGTTAAATTTATTACCTTCATCTCGCGTAGCTGTACGCTTAAATCCACCGCGCTCTACTGATTCTCCTGGTTTACTTGGCCTTGGCCGCTTATCTTTATCATATGGCTTATCTTTTCTTCGAAATTCACTTTCATCACTTTTCCGCACCCTTTCGCCCAAAATGGGGCGCACCTTCATGCCTTTACCCATCCAGACATTTGAAGAGC encodes the following:
- the rsmD gene encoding 16S rRNA (guanine(966)-N(2))-methyltransferase RsmD translates to MRIIAGRHKGHKLFGPKDKSIRPTSDRVKENLYNILSAIDSDFFAAKIVLDLFAGSGALGLEALSRGAARCVFVDKASEALEILKNNIAKLGVEKQSSVLQANINNLSLLAQQGYVFDIVFADPPYGYDFGRVVLQQLSAHKLLSEDAFFILEEASNVALPEAVAEFSLLQYRNYGAASLAIYKRQLI